The following are encoded in a window of Rubellicoccus peritrichatus genomic DNA:
- a CDS encoding exodeoxyribonuclease III gives MPESDSLTKPKRPRSTELISWNVNGIRAVMKKGFVEFLTAQNADIVCLQETKAHEEQIPKLEIPYPYQYYHAAEKKGYSSTAILSKREAIAVDTSFPDTAKHPQEGRVQAAEFEDYYLVNVYVPNSQDGLRRLDYRTQQFDADFRVLLSNLAKDKPVAVCGDFNVAHKEIDIARPKANRRNAGFTDEERESFTQHLESGLIDTFREIHPDALEQYTWWSFRGGARARNVGWRIDYWLISTELQPKLKDAFILDQVMGSDHCPVGIELKLKL, from the coding sequence ATGCCTGAATCCGACTCGCTCACAAAACCCAAACGCCCTCGTTCAACCGAACTCATCTCCTGGAATGTCAATGGCATCCGGGCGGTGATGAAAAAGGGCTTTGTTGAATTCCTGACCGCACAGAATGCCGACATTGTCTGCCTGCAGGAAACCAAGGCACACGAAGAGCAGATCCCGAAGCTCGAAATCCCCTACCCCTACCAGTATTATCATGCTGCGGAGAAGAAGGGGTATTCCAGCACGGCGATCCTGAGTAAACGTGAGGCGATTGCGGTTGATACATCCTTCCCGGACACGGCCAAGCACCCGCAGGAAGGCCGTGTGCAGGCGGCGGAATTTGAGGATTATTATCTGGTCAATGTCTACGTGCCCAATTCACAGGACGGGCTCCGTCGGCTGGATTACCGGACGCAGCAGTTCGATGCCGATTTCAGAGTGCTTTTATCCAACCTGGCCAAAGACAAACCCGTTGCCGTCTGTGGTGATTTCAATGTCGCCCACAAGGAGATCGATATCGCGCGTCCCAAAGCCAACCGGCGCAATGCCGGATTTACGGATGAGGAGCGCGAGTCCTTCACCCAACATCTGGAGAGCGGCCTGATTGATACTTTCAGGGAAATACATCCCGATGCCCTTGAACAATACACCTGGTGGAGTTTTCGAGGAGGCGCCAGGGCAAGAAACGTCGGCTGGCGTATTGATTACTGGCTGATCTCAACCGAGCTGCAACCCAAGCTGAAGGATGCCTTCATTCTGGACCAGGTGATGGGCAGCGATCACTGTCCGGTAGGGATTGAGCTAAAGCTGAAGTTGTAG
- the hisA gene encoding 1-(5-phosphoribosyl)-5-[(5-phosphoribosylamino)methylideneamino]imidazole-4-carboxamide isomerase, giving the protein MIIYPAIDIKNGVCVRLVQGVEEMETQYFDDPLEPAKMFKDVGAEWVHVVDLDGAFTGEPKNTEIVKAICDLGLKVQFGGGIRTFENVESALSAGVSRIVVGTRACQDRGFVVDLAKKYGEKIAVGIDAREGKVAVKGWVETTDTPAVALAQSVAEVGIKTIIYTDISTDGAMTGPNFEGQKHMWESVDCNVIASGGVHDNHDITHYKDLSERYPNLDGVIVGKAIYEHKIDLNRTFNIATRPPFSK; this is encoded by the coding sequence ATGATTATATACCCGGCCATCGACATAAAAAACGGTGTGTGCGTTCGTCTCGTCCAAGGCGTCGAGGAAATGGAAACGCAGTATTTTGACGACCCTTTGGAGCCTGCCAAGATGTTCAAAGACGTCGGCGCGGAGTGGGTCCACGTAGTGGATCTTGACGGCGCATTTACTGGGGAGCCGAAAAACACAGAGATCGTCAAAGCAATTTGCGATCTGGGCTTAAAGGTCCAGTTCGGCGGCGGCATCCGCACTTTTGAAAACGTAGAAAGTGCACTCAGTGCGGGTGTTTCCCGCATTGTTGTGGGGACGCGCGCCTGTCAGGACCGGGGATTCGTGGTCGATCTTGCCAAGAAGTATGGCGAAAAGATCGCAGTCGGCATTGACGCCCGTGAGGGCAAGGTTGCAGTCAAAGGCTGGGTCGAAACCACCGACACACCCGCCGTCGCCCTGGCCCAAAGCGTGGCCGAGGTTGGTATTAAGACCATTATTTACACAGATATTTCAACTGACGGCGCCATGACCGGCCCCAACTTTGAAGGACAGAAGCATATGTGGGAGTCTGTCGACTGTAATGTCATCGCTTCCGGCGGTGTGCATGACAACCACGACATCACACATTACAAGGACTTGTCAGAGCGCTATCCCAATCTCGATGGCGTCATCGTCGGCAAAGCCATTTACGAGCACAAGATCGACCTCAATAGAACTTTCAACATAGCAACAAGACCGCCTTTCAGTAAGTAG
- a CDS encoding sulfotransferase family 2 domain-containing protein, with product MICHEHKFIFVHIPKTGGTSIRRALPEGDDCSVDGSPHGTLAMYHKHYGEPIFSSYFKFAITRNPWDRVVSAYHFNRMQPEEILDQDIAPNWKKLIRYAKEHSFDEWVKTPPFADRQLYFISLEFDFTRATTHGLDFVGDFASLQASYEEACKRIGIPSTTLPDINHGSSHHDYRSQYSPETSAIIHEQYRNEIELFGYEF from the coding sequence ATGATTTGTCACGAACACAAGTTCATCTTTGTTCATATTCCAAAGACGGGCGGGACAAGCATCAGAAGAGCATTGCCGGAAGGAGATGACTGCAGCGTTGACGGCAGTCCTCATGGCACGCTGGCCATGTACCACAAGCATTATGGGGAACCAATCTTCTCCAGCTACTTCAAATTCGCCATCACGCGCAACCCATGGGATAGAGTTGTATCGGCTTACCACTTCAACCGGATGCAACCGGAAGAGATACTCGATCAGGACATTGCGCCGAACTGGAAAAAGCTCATCCGCTACGCCAAGGAGCATTCCTTTGACGAATGGGTCAAGACACCGCCTTTTGCCGACCGGCAACTCTACTTTATTTCACTGGAGTTTGATTTCACCCGTGCAACCACCCACGGCCTCGACTTCGTTGGTGACTTTGCTTCCCTGCAAGCAAGCTATGAAGAAGCCTGCAAGCGCATCGGTATTCCATCGACAACATTACCTGATATCAACCACGGAAGCAGCCATCACGACTACCGCAGTCAATACTCCCCGGAAACCAGCGCGATCATTCACGAACAATACCGGAATGAAATCGAGTTGTTTGGTTACGAGTTTTAG
- a CDS encoding DUF2235 domain-containing protein has protein sequence MKRLIVCYDGTWNNPDQEDNGIAAPTNVVKLYNALSDSDDQGVEQLKFYHPGVGGEDSGIIDAVLGGAIGMGVSRHICSGYYWLGKNYEEGDEIYLYGFSRGAFTARSLGGMLGRGLLNLRKLKPKAAWERVHKAYSEGYRVEKAKTTDWAESDWKFFNDGKATPIHFIGVWDTVGALGVPDDLEILNFFDNKEKWEFHDTELSLKVSHARHAMAIDEKRTSFTVTRWKNASKHPDAVELWFPGAHSDVGGGYAHSDLSNGALKWMIGESDRFGLAFRPEVIPYINANSLGVIHNSYKGLFSKLRSRPRNIPAMVEANHSQFHQSAIDRQIVSPIEYPPYHVTRILEVGESVVVPVFADTRWNPTNIFLKKGHSYTFKGNGEWQDSKDTCDWKGTQNDELTRSDIVRFGASFLGKFENIFRRLSNNKSTDFLGTKRVEHIKWFRMVGAIANDKGAGKTSGQTVGHDGSATPHQYVDLTVHQTKSTALKIKQPGYLYCFPNDVWSLYENNHGSIDLTIKRVG, from the coding sequence ATGAAGCGCCTAATTGTTTGCTATGACGGGACTTGGAACAATCCTGATCAGGAAGATAACGGAATCGCTGCCCCGACGAATGTCGTGAAACTCTACAATGCCCTGTCCGATTCTGATGACCAAGGAGTCGAGCAGCTTAAGTTCTACCACCCGGGTGTTGGAGGTGAAGATTCTGGCATTATTGATGCCGTTTTGGGTGGAGCAATCGGCATGGGTGTCAGCCGGCATATTTGCAGCGGTTACTATTGGCTGGGGAAAAATTATGAGGAGGGAGATGAGATCTATCTCTATGGTTTCAGCCGTGGTGCATTTACCGCTCGTAGCCTTGGAGGGATGTTGGGAAGGGGTTTGCTCAATTTGCGTAAGCTTAAACCGAAAGCCGCCTGGGAGCGTGTTCATAAGGCATACAGTGAGGGATATCGAGTCGAGAAGGCAAAGACGACTGACTGGGCTGAGTCCGATTGGAAATTCTTCAACGACGGAAAGGCGACCCCAATTCACTTTATTGGAGTCTGGGATACGGTTGGCGCATTAGGCGTTCCTGATGATTTGGAGATTCTTAATTTCTTCGACAACAAGGAGAAGTGGGAATTCCACGATACCGAACTCAGCCTCAAGGTTTCGCATGCACGCCATGCCATGGCGATTGATGAGAAGCGGACCAGTTTCACCGTGACACGCTGGAAAAATGCTTCCAAGCATCCCGATGCCGTTGAGCTTTGGTTTCCGGGAGCACACTCTGATGTTGGTGGTGGCTATGCGCATTCGGACCTTTCCAATGGTGCTTTGAAATGGATGATTGGTGAGAGTGATCGATTTGGCCTCGCATTCCGTCCTGAAGTGATACCTTACATCAACGCCAATTCCCTGGGAGTTATCCATAATTCCTACAAAGGTCTCTTTTCAAAGTTGCGATCGCGTCCGCGTAATATTCCGGCGATGGTTGAAGCCAACCATTCCCAGTTTCATCAAAGTGCGATTGATCGGCAGATCGTCTCGCCTATTGAGTATCCGCCTTATCACGTTACGCGGATTCTTGAGGTCGGGGAGTCGGTTGTGGTTCCGGTCTTCGCGGACACACGCTGGAACCCAACCAACATTTTTCTTAAGAAAGGCCATAGCTACACCTTCAAAGGAAATGGAGAATGGCAGGACAGCAAGGATACCTGTGACTGGAAGGGCACTCAAAATGATGAGTTAACGCGCAGTGATATTGTCCGTTTTGGTGCGTCGTTCCTGGGTAAGTTTGAAAACATCTTTCGACGCTTATCGAATAACAAGTCGACAGACTTTCTTGGGACCAAGCGGGTTGAGCACATCAAGTGGTTCAGAATGGTGGGAGCGATTGCCAATGATAAAGGTGCGGGTAAAACATCGGGCCAGACTGTTGGGCATGATGGGAGTGCCACCCCGCATCAGTATGTTGACCTGACTGTGCACCAGACCAAATCGACCGCATTGAAGATCAAGCAACCGGGCTACCTGTATTGCTTTCCTAATGATGTATGGAGTTTATACGAAAACAATCATGGCAGCATTGACCTGACGATCAAGCGGGTTGGTTGA
- a CDS encoding ABC transporter ATP-binding protein: MSEAAQNTSILRAENIHRYLGEGETRVHVLRGVGLEIQPSEVYSIAGPSGCGKSTLLYLLGLLDRQDEGDIWIAGQKMSTASDKQRTASRNRHVGFVFQFHFLLPEFTAAENLILPMRKLGNRNNREMRERAIELLDEVGLADKRDRLATALSGGEQQRVAVARALANSPSVILADEPTGNLDVKNSDAVFDLLKRLAHEKGQAVLMVTHNPDLAERADHCLRMQDGQFVST, translated from the coding sequence ATGAGTGAAGCTGCGCAAAATACTTCGATTCTTCGGGCCGAGAACATTCATCGCTACCTGGGTGAAGGTGAGACACGGGTGCATGTCCTGCGCGGGGTTGGCTTGGAGATTCAACCTTCGGAAGTCTATTCCATCGCCGGGCCATCTGGTTGTGGTAAGAGCACGTTGCTCTATTTACTCGGCCTCCTCGATCGTCAGGATGAGGGTGATATCTGGATTGCCGGTCAGAAAATGAGCACGGCTTCAGACAAACAGCGCACGGCTTCACGCAATCGTCATGTCGGCTTTGTTTTCCAATTTCATTTTCTCCTCCCTGAGTTTACTGCTGCGGAAAATTTGATCCTCCCTATGCGGAAGCTTGGCAATCGCAATAACCGTGAGATGCGTGAACGTGCGATTGAACTTTTGGATGAAGTTGGTCTTGCGGATAAAAGAGACCGTCTGGCCACTGCACTTTCAGGTGGGGAACAACAACGTGTTGCCGTGGCTCGGGCTTTGGCAAACAGTCCATCCGTCATATTGGCCGATGAACCAACTGGAAATCTGGACGTTAAGAATTCCGATGCCGTATTTGATTTATTGAAGCGCCTGGCCCACGAAAAGGGACAGGCCGTATTGATGGTGACACATAACCCCGATCTTGCTGAGCGTGCGGATCATTGTTTGCGTATGCAGGACGGCCAGTTTGTTTCCACATAA
- a CDS encoding ABC transporter permease, with protein sequence MPPTLQIAWRFITSRKRSMLMTLCGIVFGVGFFIVTQAQTSGFEGFFIKTILGTNGAIRIEDRFQDTLESAASRGESGTYSSFRIRNDIGNRYVEGIDFPDQLREVLSDYDEIAGISEIVGGRATAVSGFREQSSRLHGIELEDHLAVSDLGQQIVFGDLQDFATDRNSVILGAKLAERLNVRVDDYLTMETGKGSGRYRIAAIFESGVSDIDRQYVYMDLTEARSLLQIPFGEARLQLALRNPDVAPELALQIENHLSHSAMSWQEREQVWLDVFKALRLSSAITVSTIILLAGLGMFNTLAMMVMEKNREIAILRSMGYEQRDIAGVFLWQGTIILLFGTALGCGLGALSTWGISKIPLRIRGIFATDHFIVNWDWTHYAAAIVVATVVVMIASYVPARRASRLEPGDIIRGSAT encoded by the coding sequence ATGCCGCCGACCTTACAGATTGCCTGGCGATTTATCACTTCTCGTAAGCGTTCGATGTTGATGACGCTTTGTGGTATCGTTTTCGGTGTCGGGTTTTTCATTGTGACACAAGCCCAGACCAGTGGCTTCGAAGGCTTTTTCATTAAGACGATTCTGGGAACCAATGGTGCGATCCGCATCGAGGATCGTTTTCAGGATACACTTGAGTCCGCCGCATCAAGAGGCGAATCAGGGACCTATAGCAGCTTTCGTATCAGGAACGATATTGGTAACCGTTACGTCGAGGGAATTGACTTTCCCGATCAGCTTCGCGAGGTGCTTTCAGACTATGACGAAATTGCCGGAATCTCCGAGATTGTTGGTGGCAGGGCGACTGCGGTTTCAGGTTTTCGTGAACAAAGCTCTCGTCTGCATGGTATTGAGCTGGAAGATCATTTGGCAGTATCCGATCTTGGGCAGCAGATAGTTTTTGGTGACCTGCAAGACTTTGCGACGGATCGTAATTCCGTAATCCTCGGAGCCAAATTAGCCGAACGGTTAAATGTGAGAGTTGATGACTATCTGACGATGGAGACAGGGAAGGGCAGCGGCCGTTATCGTATTGCGGCGATCTTTGAGTCCGGTGTTTCCGATATCGATCGCCAGTATGTTTACATGGATTTGACTGAAGCCCGCTCCCTGCTCCAGATTCCTTTCGGCGAAGCTCGCTTGCAACTGGCTTTGCGTAATCCTGACGTTGCTCCCGAGCTTGCGCTCCAGATCGAGAATCACCTCAGCCATAGTGCGATGAGTTGGCAGGAGCGTGAACAGGTCTGGCTCGATGTCTTCAAGGCACTGCGGCTGTCATCTGCCATCACGGTTTCGACCATCATCCTTTTGGCTGGTCTGGGGATGTTTAACACCCTTGCCATGATGGTGATGGAAAAAAATCGCGAGATAGCGATATTGCGATCCATGGGCTATGAGCAACGTGATATTGCCGGAGTGTTTCTTTGGCAGGGAACAATCATCCTGCTTTTTGGAACTGCCTTGGGTTGTGGATTGGGAGCGTTATCGACCTGGGGGATTTCGAAAATCCCTTTGCGGATTCGTGGTATCTTCGCGACTGACCACTTTATCGTAAATTGGGACTGGACGCATTATGCCGCCGCCATTGTCGTCGCAACTGTTGTTGTCATGATCGCCAGTTACGTCCCAGCCAGACGGGCTTCACGTCTTGAACCTGGAGATATTATTCGAGGGTCTGCCACATGA
- a CDS encoding efflux RND transporter periplasmic adaptor subunit, protein MKLLIKILIPIAIIAVAVYILINSAQKEAMVEPVRLDLAIDAVSGNVSIFSATELILKSEAKGRVTETIAPPNSGPVSVSEGDIIIQLDTTDTEREIELVQIKLDAAERRLASGSAFDATIADAEAKLEVEEELAANDQFPEADLNKSRRAVASLQLQREQEKIVREELIEVLKNDLARLEDRLSRLSIISPIDGFVTEILAPVGDLVFDGHSVAKVISKERIVEVSLSEEDFSGIEVGQLVTVRLLSQGNQLFIGKVETILAEANPQTRRRSIYVSLDAPNDTMTPGTTGQASITKAERHSALVVPRRALVGNTVYVVSNGRVIARQVEVGFSGIHLAEVISGIKEGDMVIVETPHLFRDGDQVTAIGPEDRN, encoded by the coding sequence GTGAAACTACTCATCAAAATTCTTATTCCTATCGCAATCATTGCCGTTGCGGTTTATATCCTGATCAATTCAGCGCAAAAAGAAGCGATGGTTGAGCCGGTTCGTCTTGATTTGGCGATTGATGCGGTTTCAGGTAACGTCAGCATTTTCTCAGCGACAGAACTCATTTTGAAATCAGAAGCCAAAGGGCGTGTTACAGAAACCATTGCGCCGCCGAATTCCGGTCCGGTTTCTGTTTCCGAGGGTGATATCATTATTCAACTGGATACGACTGATACCGAACGGGAAATTGAATTGGTCCAAATTAAGCTGGATGCGGCGGAGCGTCGGCTTGCTTCCGGCTCTGCGTTTGATGCCACGATTGCTGATGCGGAAGCCAAGCTTGAGGTCGAGGAGGAGCTCGCCGCAAATGACCAGTTTCCCGAGGCCGATTTAAATAAATCACGTCGTGCGGTTGCTTCTCTTCAGCTTCAGCGTGAGCAGGAGAAAATCGTTCGTGAAGAACTCATTGAAGTACTCAAGAATGACCTGGCCCGTCTGGAGGACAGGCTTTCCCGGCTTTCAATCATCAGCCCGATCGATGGGTTTGTGACAGAGATTTTAGCGCCGGTTGGTGATCTGGTTTTTGACGGGCACAGTGTGGCCAAGGTCATCTCGAAGGAGCGCATTGTAGAGGTTAGTTTAAGTGAGGAAGATTTCTCCGGTATTGAAGTCGGTCAGTTGGTAACGGTCCGTTTGTTGTCGCAGGGGAATCAGCTTTTTATCGGTAAAGTTGAAACCATTTTGGCGGAGGCGAATCCGCAAACACGCCGGAGGAGTATCTATGTGTCTTTGGATGCTCCCAATGATACGATGACACCTGGCACGACAGGGCAGGCCAGCATCACTAAGGCTGAGCGACATTCAGCACTCGTCGTTCCGCGTCGAGCACTGGTAGGCAACACCGTCTATGTTGTGAGCAATGGCAGAGTGATCGCCCGCCAGGTTGAGGTTGGATTTTCCGGAATCCATCTTGCCGAAGTCATTTCAGGTATCAAGGAAGGCGATATGGTCATCGTCGAAACGCCACATCTTTTTCGGGATGGAGACCAGGTTACGGCGATTGGTCCGGAAGACCGTAACTAA
- a CDS encoding TolC family protein, producing MRLIFISALFCLPSFGFVQDEVLEDANASQDPAMVDVLPVEGDAEEEEVVVVPPEIVLPENIFSELDEIIYQMVDRSPSVEIARSRLDEAEGMRLIDRSASMPSINTFAQFNYQTEQRENTGTVDRGLYFWSLDARQPVYQWGAIEARKEMGDLRIDGAKTRNAASFRQLLRDARDLYLQIFQRRVALELARETAAIAEEDFELVRRRHEAGEVTDIVLAEAEVRVFQGEADILNQEQDFAFLQQRLRTITGWTGPIMSNFSLSLRDFLTSPVVEDDPLPRGDPTKSIAYQAIQNNIEIQDREYTIAHARNLPHFSLVAGVFRDQIDSAFLAESEDRTNFFVGGLVTWSIFDGNAATGEKMATMARKRRLEREADMEMQLFQSQEQRLRATLDINTRSIGIASRLLELSNQRLKTAERRHASGAISTGELLLAKSNRNQSQLSLIGAKIDYLITLGDYLGMTRHDPTLEKMESRVGRPDLPTILNPWTDYR from the coding sequence ATGAGATTGATTTTTATATCGGCATTGTTTTGCCTTCCCTCGTTTGGTTTTGTTCAAGACGAGGTGCTGGAGGATGCAAACGCCTCTCAAGACCCAGCGATGGTCGATGTTTTGCCGGTTGAAGGTGATGCTGAGGAAGAGGAAGTGGTTGTTGTGCCTCCGGAAATAGTTTTGCCGGAAAATATTTTTTCAGAGCTGGACGAAATCATTTACCAGATGGTTGATCGTTCACCTTCGGTCGAGATTGCCAGGTCGCGTCTGGATGAGGCAGAGGGTATGCGTTTGATTGACCGCAGCGCATCGATGCCCTCGATCAACACCTTTGCACAGTTCAATTATCAGACGGAACAGCGTGAAAATACCGGGACGGTAGACCGTGGCCTTTATTTCTGGAGTCTTGATGCTCGCCAGCCCGTTTATCAATGGGGTGCGATTGAGGCACGTAAGGAAATGGGAGATTTGCGCATTGATGGAGCCAAAACTCGTAATGCTGCATCTTTTCGTCAACTGCTGCGTGATGCCCGAGATCTTTATTTACAGATCTTTCAGCGACGGGTTGCGCTCGAATTAGCTCGGGAAACCGCGGCAATCGCGGAGGAAGACTTTGAGCTGGTGCGTCGTCGGCATGAGGCAGGTGAGGTCACGGATATTGTCCTGGCTGAGGCTGAAGTCAGGGTGTTTCAGGGCGAAGCTGACATTCTTAACCAGGAACAGGATTTTGCCTTCCTCCAGCAGCGTTTGAGGACCATCACCGGGTGGACTGGTCCGATTATGTCAAACTTCAGCCTTTCGCTCAGGGACTTTTTGACCTCACCGGTGGTCGAGGATGATCCTCTCCCACGGGGTGATCCAACCAAAAGTATTGCCTACCAGGCAATTCAGAATAATATCGAGATACAGGATCGGGAGTACACCATTGCGCATGCCAGGAATCTTCCACACTTCAGTTTGGTCGCTGGTGTTTTCAGGGATCAGATTGACTCGGCATTTCTGGCAGAGTCTGAGGATCGTACTAATTTCTTTGTTGGTGGTCTGGTAACCTGGAGCATTTTTGATGGAAATGCTGCCACTGGTGAGAAAATGGCGACAATGGCCCGCAAGCGCAGGCTTGAGCGGGAAGCCGACATGGAAATGCAATTGTTCCAATCTCAGGAGCAGCGTTTGCGAGCAACGCTTGATATTAATACCAGAAGTATAGGAATTGCCTCTCGTTTGCTTGAATTATCCAATCAGCGTCTTAAGACGGCTGAGCGGCGTCATGCCAGTGGTGCGATTTCGACCGGAGAGCTTCTTCTTGCCAAATCCAATCGCAACCAGTCGCAACTCTCATTGATTGGAGCTAAAATCGATTACCTGATCACACTTGGTGACTATCTTGGTATGACCCGCCATGATCCAACGCTGGAAAAGATGGAAAGTCGTGTTGGGCGCCCCGATCTTCCTACTATTCTTAATCCCTGGACCGATTATCGTTAG
- a CDS encoding glycosyltransferase family 4 protein gives MANQPNSTFLKEKRIIVYNDAKNFGGHEVMTLRAIRLLLSKCASVSCFYCPLNQKWESALRGLETESPNLTLHEVELPKIRFHQPYHFFHPKLVRDMAESFKQLSPDLVFVAQGTLETSAVGALATLKAGLPCLSYIPLAHSFRELGSNRAFRRDLFNSYLAKTPTRWLTNGKAQVNRLKERGANQPIDFLPNLVEIANPLPAGEAKQRLGFAQSDLVIGMCGRMDKQQKGCDIFIDAVRRAPKDSLLRQARLLFIGDGPYWVKMKEDLNNDGWVDSIKHVGWTDKPENYYSAFSLMVIPSRFEGLPVAMQEAILCDAPVAATAVDGMADFLPANWTCKPKDPSALLRLIESYIENPKGYRAPLEKLKATIRTEYNHEAFEEALISSIDNTLRS, from the coding sequence ATGGCAAACCAGCCGAACAGCACATTCCTGAAGGAAAAACGAATCATTGTTTACAACGATGCCAAGAACTTTGGTGGACATGAAGTCATGACCTTGCGTGCCATTCGCTTGCTACTATCCAAATGCGCATCTGTTTCATGTTTCTATTGTCCTCTCAATCAGAAATGGGAATCTGCCCTGCGCGGATTGGAAACAGAATCTCCAAATCTAACACTTCACGAAGTCGAACTCCCCAAGATCCGATTCCATCAACCCTATCACTTCTTTCACCCAAAGCTGGTTCGGGATATGGCAGAAAGCTTTAAGCAGCTTTCACCAGACCTCGTTTTTGTTGCCCAGGGGACTTTGGAAACCTCTGCCGTAGGAGCCCTTGCCACCCTTAAAGCAGGTTTACCATGCTTAAGCTACATACCACTGGCTCATAGCTTCCGTGAGCTGGGCAGTAATCGAGCCTTCCGACGGGATCTGTTTAATAGCTACCTTGCGAAAACCCCTACGCGGTGGCTCACAAACGGAAAAGCTCAAGTCAACCGCTTAAAAGAACGTGGTGCAAATCAGCCTATTGATTTTCTACCAAACCTTGTGGAAATTGCCAATCCACTTCCAGCCGGTGAAGCAAAACAGAGGCTAGGGTTTGCTCAAAGCGATCTCGTTATTGGGATGTGCGGAAGGATGGATAAGCAACAGAAAGGCTGTGACATTTTCATTGATGCTGTCAGGCGTGCCCCAAAGGACAGCCTCTTGAGGCAGGCACGTCTCCTTTTCATTGGTGATGGCCCATACTGGGTTAAGATGAAAGAAGACCTCAACAACGATGGATGGGTTGACTCAATAAAGCATGTGGGGTGGACAGACAAACCAGAAAACTACTACTCCGCTTTTAGTCTTATGGTTATACCATCACGTTTTGAAGGGTTACCTGTCGCCATGCAGGAGGCCATCCTCTGCGACGCCCCTGTCGCAGCAACAGCCGTCGATGGAATGGCGGACTTCCTTCCTGCGAATTGGACATGCAAACCGAAAGATCCAAGTGCGTTGCTTCGACTGATTGAAAGCTATATTGAAAACCCGAAAGGCTATCGCGCACCATTGGAAAAACTGAAGGCAACCATAAGGACAGAATACAATCACGAAGCTTTTGAAGAAGCTCTCATTAGTTCGATCGATAACACCCTTAGGTCTTAA